The sequence below is a genomic window from bacterium.
CACGGCCCCTTCGCCGTCGAAGTACAGCACGTGGCGGTGCCCGTAGAGCCAGTTCGTCCACTCGAAACCAAGCAACGTGACGAAGCGGCCCGGCGCGTGGTGGCGCTGCACGGCATCGCGAACCATCTGCCAGGCCGGCGGACTCGCGTCGAGAAACGGCAGGCCCCAGTGATCGTGATCCGTCAGCGCCGCCACGTCGAGGGCCGCAACATCCCGTGCGTAGCGATAGAAATCGTCCGGGGTGCCGGTGCCGTCCGAAAGATGCGAGTGGCCGTGGAGATCCGCCCAGAGTGGGCGGGCTGCCCGGGCGTGGACCTGGATCGGGTTCGACGCACTGGCCATGGAAGCTTCATGGGCGGCGCGCACCTGGAAGCGCCCCCCACCGGCGTCCGGCGCTCGAAAAGAGACGACGGCGACCCCGTCCTCTCCGACCTGGATCGGACCGAGGTCCGGGAAACCCTTCGGCGGCGCGACGAGCACATGAAACGGATCGTGTCCCAGGGAGCCACCAGCGTTCCCGTCCGCGTCGAGAACGGCCACGCGAAGCTCCACGTCCTCTCCGGGCCGGACCACGCTCGGCACCAACGCAACCAGGCGGGCCGCCGGGCCCGCGGTGACGTCGACCCGGAGCGGCTCGGCAAGTAGCCCCCGAATCCCGTCTCCATCCCCATCCACTGCGAGCAGGAACGGCGCGTCCCGTTCCGCAAACCGATCCACCCGGGCACCCGCAGCCCCGGCACCGTACACGAGACGCACCTGCTCGCCGGCCGCGAGTGCCCGCCCGCGGAAGGTCACCGCCAGCAATTGGCGATCGAGGACGCGAGGCTCCAGCTGGAGGCCTGGCACGGCAGTCTCGACCTCGGTGAAGCCGGGGAGAGCGCGGTCTTCGAGTTGGATGCCGCTCCAGCCCCAGAACGGCGGGGCCATCAAGAAGAGCAGTCCGCCTTCCTGGATACCGTGGGGGCCAGCCGTGAACACGATCGGGAACTCTGCGCTCTCGCCCACGACCAGGGCGGGGGCCGCGCCGCCGTCCCAATCCCAACGCACCGACCCACCGCCGTCCGAGGGGTGACGCGTGGCTGCGACATCCAGGCGCAGATCGGCAACGATGTCGGGGCGGGCGTTGAACGACGTATCCGTCGCCCCCCCTGGCGCCGCCTCCTCTTCTGGGGGCCGGGTCTCCGGTGCCTTCGACTCGAGGCGTTCGCACGCCAGCAGAGATGCGATGACGCCGATCGCCCACGCCACGCGCAGCATCGTCTTCGTGTTGCGCCGCAGCTTCATGAGCAGGAGTTACTCGACAGTGACGCTCTTGGCCAGATTGCGCGGTTGGTCGACGTCGGTGCCTTTCAGCGTCGCAATATGATAGGCGAGCAGCTGCACCGGAATCGTCGCAATCAGCGCCGTCAGGTAGTCACCGAGCTCCGGAATGCGGATCACGGCGTCGGCCTTCGCGTCGATGGCGTCGTCGCCCACCGAGGCGATTGCGATCACCTGGCCATCCCGCGCGCGCACCTGATCGAGGTTCGACATCACCTTCTCGTACACCGAACCCTGATTCGCCATCACGACCACAGGCATGTTCTCGTCGATTAATGCGATGGGACCATGCTTCATCTCGCCAGCGGCATAACCCTCGGCGTGGATGTAGGAAATCTCCTTGAGCTTCAGCGCGCCCTCGAGAGCAATCGGATACATGACACCGCGACCCAGGAACAGGAAATTGGTCGCACGGAAATAGCGCCCGGCGACCACCTTGATCTGATCGTCGAGTTGCAGCGTCTCCTCGATGATGCGGGGCAGCCGACGCAATTCGTCGACCGCCTTCTCGAGCCGCTCGCCACTCAGCGTCTTCTTGGAGATCCCGAGCTTCAGGGCCAGCAGGTAGAGCGCAATGAACTGGGTCGTGAAACATTTCGTCGATGCAACGCCGATTTCGGGCCCCGCCTGGGTATAGAGCACATCGTGGCTCTCCCGGGCGATCGTCGATTCGCGGGTATTGCAAACAGAGAGGACCCACGCACCGCGTTCCTTGCCCTCGCGAAGCGCCGCCAGGGTGTCGGCGGTCTCCCCGGATTGGGAGACGGGCACCATCAAACAGCCCTGGTCGATGATCGGCCTGCGGTAGCGATACTCGCTGGCCAGATCGACCTCGGCGGGGATGCCCGCAACCTGCTCGATCAGGTACTTACCGACCAGTGACGCATAGTAGGCCGTTCCACAAGCGACCAGAACGATGCGCTCGATCTTTTTGACCTTGTCCGAGGAAAGGTCGATCCCGTCGAGATCGATCTCGAGATCATCCCGCACGCGCGTACCGATCGTGTCGCGAATCGCCCGAGGCTGTTCGAAGATCTCCTTCTGCATGAAGTGATCGAAGCCACCCTTCTCCGCCGAGACCGGATCCCAGGCGATGCGCTGGGGCTCCCGCTCGACGAGATGCCCCTGGGCGTCGACCACCTGCACACCCTCGCGGGAGAGCACGGCAAACTCCGCATCCTGCAGGAAGATCATCTCCCGCGTGTAGGGAAGGATGGCCGGAATATCGCTTGCCAGGAATGACTCGCCCTGGCCGACGCCGAGGATGATGGGGCTACCACCATTCTTCGCCACGACGACCGAATCCGGATCCGCAGTCGAGACCACACCGAGGGCGTAGGAGCCGACGAGCTTCTCCGCGACCTCACGCACCGCCGTCAAGAGATCGCTGCCCGCCTCCACCCGCTGATCGATCAGATGAGCAACGACCTCCGTATCCGTATCCGAGAGGATCTCGCGGCCCTCGGCCTTGAGGGCGTCGCGCAACTCCTGGTAGTTCTCGACGATTCCGTTGTGGACGATCGCCACCGATCCAGCCCGCTGAGGATGAGCATTGGCCTCGGAAGGCTTGCCATGGGTGGCCCAGCGCGTGTGGCCGATGCCGACGGAACCCGCCAGGGGTTCCTGGTGGAGCGCGGTATCGAGGTTGACGAGTTTCCCGACCGCACGGCGTACGGCGAGCTCATTGCCATCGAAGATGGCGACACCCGCGGAGTCGTAGCCGCGATATTCGAGACGGCGAAGACCGTCGACCAGCACCTCCTGAGCGCTCTTTTCCGATCCGACGTACCCGACGATTCCACACATGACGGCTCCCTCACTCCAGGTTCGCGGCGCGTCGCCCCACACAGGCCAGAAGGCCTCCAGAGGCGAACTGCAGTCCGAACCCTAATCCTTGTCTTGGGTTCCCAGCTTGGCGCGACGGCGTGCGCCCCAGCCGTCCAGATTCCTCTGGCGCCCGGTCGATACGGCCAAGGCGTCGGTTGCCACGGTCTTCGTCACGGTCGTGCCCGCAGCCACGAAGGCATCGTCTTCGAGCGTGAGCGGCGCGACCAGGTTGACGTTGCAGCCGATGCGCACCCTCTCACCCACCGTCGTTCGATGCTTGTCCGTCCAGTCGTAGTTGACGGTGATCGAGCCGCAGCCGAACGCGGATCCGGGTCCGACATCCGCGTCTCCGATGTAGGACAGGTGGTCAGCCTTCACGCCCTCGCCGAGATCGCTGTTCTTGATTTCGACATAGTTCCCGAGGCGCACGCCACGGGCGAGGGTCGAGCCCGGTCGCACATGAGCGCTCGGCCCGATCACGCACGCGTCACCGATGCGGCTGGATTCGATCACGCAATGGGGCTTGATATGGCAATCGGCGCCGATCGTCGTCGGGCCCGTGATGACGACGCCGGGCTCGATCAGGCTATCCGCCCCGATTTCCACCCCGGTATCGACATAGCTTGCATCGGGATCGATGAACGTGACGCCGCCCGCCATCAAGCGCTCCGCGTTGCGGCGGCGCTGCACTGCCGAAGCCCGGGCCAGCTGGGCCCTGTCGTTCACGCCCATGGCTTCATCGGCATCTTCGAGCCGCAGCGCTTCGACGGGATGCCCCGCGGAACGCGCCACAGCGACGATATCCGTCAAATACAATTCACCTTGCTGGTTGCGATCGTCGAGCTGGGAGAGCGCCTTGGCCAGGAACTCCGAATCCACCAGATAGACGCCCGTATTTCCCTCCTGGATCTTCAGCTCGTCGGGTGTGGCGTCGGTGATCTCGACGATGCGCTCGACCTTGCCTTCCGCATCGCGAACGATCAGCCCGGGGAGCGGCTCCGGGGAGGTGAGCATGGCCAGGGGCGAGCCGGTCTCCTCTTTCAGCTCGACCATGCGGGCAATGCTCTCCGCCCGAAGCAAAGGCGTATCGCCGTAGAGGATCAGGACGTCTCCGCCGAAATCCCCCAGCAGTGGCATCGCGGTTTGCACAGCATGGGCGGTGCCCCGTTGCTCGGCCTGCAAGACGAAGGTGGCGCGGCCGGCGAAGGCTTCTTCGACTTGTTCAGCATCGCGGCCGATCACGGCGATCAGATGCTCAGGTGCCAGTGCTTCCGCCACGCCGAGCGGGTAGTCGAGCATCGGCCGTCCGGCGACTTCGTGAAGCACCTTGCTCCGAGCCGATTTCATTCGCGTGCCCTGGCCGGCGGCCAATACCAGCACGGCGAGATTTCCGTCCGATTCGGGCATGGGCCCTGTCTCCCTCTTCGTTTCGATGGAGTCGATGCGGTCACGCGGCCGACGGGCCGGACCGCCTTGCTTGTTTCGGCCGACGGACCCGGGAGAGTAATCCTCGATGTCAATCGAGGCAGCACTTGAACTCCCCGCGGGGAACGAATGGCGGGCTGGAAAACCCTCTCTTACCCTTTGCGCGACTCCCCGCTGCAGCCCTCCCGAGGAAAACCCATCCGCCTCTTCGGCAACAGCCACGGCCTCAAGGCGAACCAGGTGAAGCGGCTCGAGCGTCTGGGACAACGAAGTGTCCCCGCCGACCGTCTGGTGAGCCAGGAACTGGCCCGCGAACTGACCGAAATCTCCCGCGAGATCCGGCGCCAGACCGGTGTGCTCGTGGATCGCCGGGGCGACGTGACCCACGTGATGGTCGGTGCGCCCACGAGTATCGAAATGCCGGAGTGGGGCCGCATGCGCGCCGGTTCCGGGCGGCTGCGGGGCCTGCGCTGCATCCACACCCATCTGGGCCAGGAAGGCCTGACCCGCGACGATCTGACCGACCTCGCGGTACTGCGTTTCGACGCCATGATCAGCATCCGAGCCCAGGAAGACGGGCTGCCCGGCCTGGCGTACACCGCCGCGCTGATGCCGGAGAACGATGAGGGCGACGGCATCCAGGAGCTCGATCCGGCGGTACCGGCCCAGCTGGATCTCGATTTCCAGGATTGGATTCGGGCGCTGGAAGAAGAGCTGGCGCGGACCACGCGAACCCGCAAGGTCGGCGATGGAGAGCGCGCCATCCTGGTCGTCGTCACGGCCGGGCGCACCCGTGAAGATTCCGACTACTCGACCGAGGAGTTGCGCGAGCTCGCGCGCTCCGCCGGTGTCGAGGTCATCGACGTGATGGTGCAGAACCGGAGGCGACCGGATCCGAAAACCGTGGTCGGCGCCGGGAAGCTCCAGGACCTGCTGATCCGCTGCTTCCAATCCGACGTCGACCTGGTGATCTTCGACGACGATCTCACTGCGGCTCAGGCCAGGAATCTGGCCGATCGCCTCGAGCTTCGGGTCATCGACCGCACCCAGCTGATCCTCGATATCTTCGCCCAGCACGCCAAGACCCGGGACGGCAAGCTGCAGGTCGAGCTGGCCCAGCTGAAATACCTCCTGCCGCGGCTCACCCAACGGGATACGTCTCTCTCGAGGCTCGGCGGCGGGATCGGCGGGCGTGGCCCCGGCGAGCAGAAGCTCGAGATCGACCGACGTCGTGTCCGCGAACGGGTCGCCCGGCTGGAACGCGATCTGAAGAGCCTCCAGCGCCAGCGGGAGCATCGCCGCTCCCGGCGCACACGGCGCGGCCTGCCCGTCCTCTCGATCGTCGGCTACACGAACGCCGGCAAGAGCACCCTGCTGCGGGCCCTGACCCAGAAGGACGTGCACATCGAGGACAAGATGTTCGCGACGCTCGATCCGGCCTCCCGGCGGTTGCGCTTCCCGCGCGATCAGGAGGTGATCATCACCGATACGGTGGGCTTCATCCGGGATCTGCCGCCGGATCTGGTCGCCGCCTTCAAGGCCACTCTCGAAGAACTGCGCGAAGCCAAGCTCTTCCTGCATGTGGTCGACGCTTCGAATCCGGATATCGAGCGGCACATGAAAGCCGTGCGCGGCGTGCTCGCCGACATCGGCCTCGACACGACACCGGAGTTGCTCGTCTTCAACAAGATCGATCGCCTCCCGGCCGGCGACGGCGCCCAGCTGGCCGCGAATTACGACGCAGTGCCAGTTTCCGCGCTGCACCGCACCGGCCTGGCCGAGTTGTTGGAGCAGGCGGAAGAGATCATGGCCGTGCCGGTTGCGGTCGAGTTGGATGAACCATTCTTGGCTCGCGGGGGGGGACGATGACGATACGTACGAAGATTGCGGGGACGGGGATGTACCTCCCGGATCGCGTCGTGACGAACAAGGATCTCGAAGAGCTCATGGACACGAGCGACGAGTGGATCCGCCAGCGCTCGGGGATCGTCGAGCGCCGCTACATCGGTGAGGGCCAACTTCCGGCCGATCTGGCGGAAGCGGCAGCCCGGCAGGCACTCGAAGCTGCGAAGCTCGAGGCCGACCAGATCGATTGCATCGTGCTGGCGACACTCTCGCCCCAAGCCGATTTCCCGGGCACGTCGTTCTTCTTGCAGGAGAGGCTCGGCGGCACCGTGCCGTGCTTCGATCTCCGGGCCCAATGCAGCGGGTTCCTCTGCAGTCTCACGGTGGCGCGTAGCCTGGTGGTCTCGGGCCAGTACCAGCGTGTCCTGGTGGTGGGCTGCGAAGTGCACTCGACGGGCCTCGATTTTTCCACCGCGGGGCGTGATGTCACCGTGTTGTTTGGCGACGGCGCCGGCGCAGTGATCGTCGAAGCCAATACCGACGAGGACGATCGCTCGGACATTCTCGAAATGCGACTGCATGCCGAGGGGAAGTACGCCAAGAAGCTGTGGCTCGAAGCACCGGGCACGGGCTTTCCCGGTCGAATCACCCAGGAGCTGATGGATCGAGGCGCCCACTTTCCGAGCATGCAGGGGAAGTTCGTCTTCAAGCACGCGGTCACACGCATGCCCCAGGTGCTTCGCGAGACCCTCGACGCAGCCAGCGTGAAGATCGACGACGTGGCCCTCTTCCTCTTTCACCAGGCCAATCTGCGCATCAACGAGTACGTCGCGAACCAACTGGAAATCCCGGCGGAGAAGCTGCGAAACAACATCCAGCGTTACGGCAACTGCTCGGCCGCCTCCATCCCGATCCTGCTGGCCGAGGCCGAACGAGAAGGGGCCCTGAAGCGAGGCGACCTGGTCTCCCTGACGGGATTCGGCTCGGGTTTCAGCTGGGGAAGCGCCGTCATTCGCTGGTGATGCGACGCGTCGAGCTGATGCGACGCGTCAATCATAACTAGTTGTTTTTGTTCGAAAATTTTTTTGTGTTGGCGTGACTTGACGCGTTGACGCGCCGTGTCTAAGCTGTGCTCCATCAAGGCTTTTAGCCGCCCGGACCCCGAGCCCCGCGAGGGCCCCCAAACCAATCCGGGACAGGAGGAAACACCATGGCAACCAAGCGAGCGCGATCCAAGAGGAGCAACAACCTCATCGAAGAAGGCGTCGAGCGCGTCGAGGAGGCCTTCAACCAGCTGGGCGATGATTTCGAACAGCTCCAGAAGAGCGCCGAGAAGCGCCGCAAGGAGTTCGAAAGGAACGCCGAGCGCCGCCTCAAGAAGTTCCGTACCGAGTTGCGGAAGAACGAGTGGGTGAAGCGCGCCGAGAAGCAGCGCAAGGATCTCGAGAAGCGGGCCGACCGTTTCCGCAAGGACGTCGAGGGCAGCCGTGCCTTCAAGAAGGTCGAGGAAATCCGCAAGGACACCAATGAGGCGCTCGAAAGCGGCGTCGACGCGGTGCTCGAGACGATGCGAATCGCCAGCCAAGGCGAAGTGACCAAGCTCGAGCGCCAGGTGAAGGCCCTCCAGCGCAAGGTCCGCGAGCTCGAGCGGGGCGCGGCGTAGCCGACCCTGCGATCGAAGTTCCCCTCCAGGGGGGTGAAAGGCCCGGCGGTCCAACCGTCGGGCCTTTGTTGTTTTCGGAGCGCGCTACCCTGTGCGTCCTTTCCGGTCGGAGGTTCCCATGTTCGAAGGTGTCGATTTCCTGCTTCTCGACGAGGAACTCTCCGACGAGGAGATCCTCGCGCGAGACACCGTGCGGAACTGGGTCAGTCAGGAATTCATGCCGGTGATCCAGGAGCATGTCCGCAAGGATGGCTCCTTCCCGATGGAACTCGTGCCGGGGATCGCAGAACTCGGCCTCTTCGGAGCGAACCTCCACGGCTACGGCTGTGCCGGCATGAACAATGTGGCCTATGGGCTGGTGATGCAGGAGCTCGAGCGCGGCGATTCGGGTCTGCGTTCATTCGCATCGGTGCAGGGCTCGCTATGCATGTATCCCATTCATGCCTTTGGCTCGGAAGCCCAGAAGGAGAAGTACCTGCCGGCCATGGCGGCCGGCGAATCGATCGGTTGCTTCGGCCTGACCGAACCGGATTTCGGAAGTTTCGCCCAGGGCATGCGCACCAGGGCCGTGCGAAAAGGGGACGGTTGGATCCTCAACGGGACGAAGCGCTGGATCACGAACGGAAGCCTCGCCCACGTCTCGATCGTCTGGGCACAAACCGAGGAAGGCGTGCGCGGTTTCCTGATCGACCGGGATACGCCCGGCTTCGAAGCCCGGGATATCAAGGGCAAGTTCTCCCTGCGCGGCTCGGTCACGTCCGAACTCTTCCTGCAAGACGTGGAGCTATCCGAAGA
It includes:
- a CDS encoding CehA/McbA family metallohydrolase produces the protein MKLRRNTKTMLRVAWAIGVIASLLACERLESKAPETRPPEEEAAPGGATDTSFNARPDIVADLRLDVAATRHPSDGGGSVRWDWDGGAAPALVVGESAEFPIVFTAGPHGIQEGGLLFLMAPPFWGWSGIQLEDRALPGFTEVETAVPGLQLEPRVLDRQLLAVTFRGRALAAGEQVRLVYGAGAAGARVDRFAERDAPFLLAVDGDGDGIRGLLAEPLRVDVTAGPAARLVALVPSVVRPGEDVELRVAVLDADGNAGGSLGHDPFHVLVAPPKGFPDLGPIQVGEDGVAVVSFRAPDAGGGRFQVRAAHEASMASASNPIQVHARAARPLWADLHGHSHLSDGTGTPDDFYRYARDVAALDVAALTDHDHWGLPFLDASPPAWQMVRDAVQRHHAPGRFVTLLGFEWTNWLYGHRHVLYFDGEGAVISSLDEATDHPQELWSALRGRQALTFAHHPAGDPIAVAWEIPPDPEFEPITEIVSVHGSSEMAHTPGPVRGGREGSFMVDALARGYRLGFVGSGDSHDGHPGLTHLAADSGGLAAIFAEDRTRASVLAALRARRSYATNGPRILLRVHLDGQPMGSAVTAGSEHRFEIDVAGAGPIESIDVIQGGELVAAFEGNGELALAVETLLRDPPPGSYAYVRIRQQDGGAAWSSPFFFTAD
- the glmS gene encoding glutamine--fructose-6-phosphate transaminase (isomerizing); this translates as MCGIVGYVGSEKSAQEVLVDGLRRLEYRGYDSAGVAIFDGNELAVRRAVGKLVNLDTALHQEPLAGSVGIGHTRWATHGKPSEANAHPQRAGSVAIVHNGIVENYQELRDALKAEGREILSDTDTEVVAHLIDQRVEAGSDLLTAVREVAEKLVGSYALGVVSTADPDSVVVAKNGGSPIILGVGQGESFLASDIPAILPYTREMIFLQDAEFAVLSREGVQVVDAQGHLVEREPQRIAWDPVSAEKGGFDHFMQKEIFEQPRAIRDTIGTRVRDDLEIDLDGIDLSSDKVKKIERIVLVACGTAYYASLVGKYLIEQVAGIPAEVDLASEYRYRRPIIDQGCLMVPVSQSGETADTLAALREGKERGAWVLSVCNTRESTIARESHDVLYTQAGPEIGVASTKCFTTQFIALYLLALKLGISKKTLSGERLEKAVDELRRLPRIIEETLQLDDQIKVVAGRYFRATNFLFLGRGVMYPIALEGALKLKEISYIHAEGYAAGEMKHGPIALIDENMPVVVMANQGSVYEKVMSNLDQVRARDGQVIAIASVGDDAIDAKADAVIRIPELGDYLTALIATIPVQLLAYHIATLKGTDVDQPRNLAKSVTVE
- the glmU gene encoding UDP-N-acetylglucosamine diphosphorylase/glucosamine-1-phosphate N-acetyltransferase, which gives rise to MPESDGNLAVLVLAAGQGTRMKSARSKVLHEVAGRPMLDYPLGVAEALAPEHLIAVIGRDAEQVEEAFAGRATFVLQAEQRGTAHAVQTAMPLLGDFGGDVLILYGDTPLLRAESIARMVELKEETGSPLAMLTSPEPLPGLIVRDAEGKVERIVEITDATPDELKIQEGNTGVYLVDSEFLAKALSQLDDRNQQGELYLTDIVAVARSAGHPVEALRLEDADEAMGVNDRAQLARASAVQRRRNAERLMAGGVTFIDPDASYVDTGVEIGADSLIEPGVVITGPTTIGADCHIKPHCVIESSRIGDACVIGPSAHVRPGSTLARGVRLGNYVEIKNSDLGEGVKADHLSYIGDADVGPGSAFGCGSITVNYDWTDKHRTTVGERVRIGCNVNLVAPLTLEDDAFVAAGTTVTKTVATDALAVSTGRQRNLDGWGARRRAKLGTQDKD
- the hflX gene encoding GTPase HflX, translating into MAGWKTLSYPLRDSPLQPSRGKPIRLFGNSHGLKANQVKRLERLGQRSVPADRLVSQELARELTEISREIRRQTGVLVDRRGDVTHVMVGAPTSIEMPEWGRMRAGSGRLRGLRCIHTHLGQEGLTRDDLTDLAVLRFDAMISIRAQEDGLPGLAYTAALMPENDEGDGIQELDPAVPAQLDLDFQDWIRALEEELARTTRTRKVGDGERAILVVVTAGRTREDSDYSTEELRELARSAGVEVIDVMVQNRRRPDPKTVVGAGKLQDLLIRCFQSDVDLVIFDDDLTAAQARNLADRLELRVIDRTQLILDIFAQHAKTRDGKLQVELAQLKYLLPRLTQRDTSLSRLGGGIGGRGPGEQKLEIDRRRVRERVARLERDLKSLQRQREHRRSRRTRRGLPVLSIVGYTNAGKSTLLRALTQKDVHIEDKMFATLDPASRRLRFPRDQEVIITDTVGFIRDLPPDLVAAFKATLEELREAKLFLHVVDASNPDIERHMKAVRGVLADIGLDTTPELLVFNKIDRLPAGDGAQLAANYDAVPVSALHRTGLAELLEQAEEIMAVPVAVELDEPFLARGGGR
- a CDS encoding ketoacyl-ACP synthase III, whose protein sequence is MTIRTKIAGTGMYLPDRVVTNKDLEELMDTSDEWIRQRSGIVERRYIGEGQLPADLAEAAARQALEAAKLEADQIDCIVLATLSPQADFPGTSFFLQERLGGTVPCFDLRAQCSGFLCSLTVARSLVVSGQYQRVLVVGCEVHSTGLDFSTAGRDVTVLFGDGAGAVIVEANTDEDDRSDILEMRLHAEGKYAKKLWLEAPGTGFPGRITQELMDRGAHFPSMQGKFVFKHAVTRMPQVLRETLDAASVKIDDVALFLFHQANLRINEYVANQLEIPAEKLRNNIQRYGNCSAASIPILLAEAEREGALKRGDLVSLTGFGSGFSWGSAVIRW
- a CDS encoding acyl-CoA dehydrogenase; protein product: MFEGVDFLLLDEELSDEEILARDTVRNWVSQEFMPVIQEHVRKDGSFPMELVPGIAELGLFGANLHGYGCAGMNNVAYGLVMQELERGDSGLRSFASVQGSLCMYPIHAFGSEAQKEKYLPAMAAGESIGCFGLTEPDFGSFAQGMRTRAVRKGDGWILNGTKRWITNGSLAHVSIVWAQTEEGVRGFLIDRDTPGFEARDIKGKFSLRGSVTSELFLQDVELSEDSRLPEAKGMKGPLSCLTQARYGIAWGVLGAAMACFDEIVEYSRERIVQGGPLASKQLTQAKLADMFTEITKGQLLAHRLGRLKDAGKLHHTMVSMAKRNNVDIALQVARVARDLLGANGIVDDYQAMRHMVNLETVRTYEGTHDIHTLILGEHITGMRAL